The following are encoded in a window of Hirundo rustica isolate bHirRus1 chromosome 23, bHirRus1.pri.v3, whole genome shotgun sequence genomic DNA:
- the PHLDB1 gene encoding pleckstrin homology-like domain family B member 1 isoform X7, with protein MLGSAAPQCLGNMGTRPRRVPLGTRTRWQPVTNTIQRLQEGSMEAPGRTPHSPAHRIQTVIQNSPLDLIDTGKGLKVQTEKPHLVSLGSGRLSTAITLLPLEEGRTTIGTAATDIVLQGPGLAPQHCYIENVRGTLTLHPCGNACAIDGVPLQRPMHLTQGCTICLGQATFLRFNHPAEAKWIKSMIPAGSRSPSALYGLPAKSEVLVNGGHQLSERGCHSHSSLVSSIEKDLQDIMDSLVLEESASPGVQKPPACGRSPLSPVVNGGGRCLLSPPPSPGVASGGSSYENFSPLSSPASSSSYTSPSLSSQEQGPAVPPPLPLRSSSYNHTVQPPTLPGGGSSEPWPAERLGDHRVGSPRLTPRPAPRPRVALQERPPSPFREPRDSLAPSRQPTSRAVPEARLQPPESPRVARRNIESMRELPPLSPSLSRRAASPRVAPDTLSPQPRLGREVPGSPRARRKGPEESKDAGGPSPPLLSENPTRRPSFSTCLSPAHGLGSPAVPSPRQSPRTPRKPLGDPRLPVGSRERKNSITEISDNEDELLEYHRRQRQERVREQEMERLERQRLETILNLCAEYTKTDGTEPGDVHRLLAGDTDAGQWVPRGAMALGHAVEELQQRESLERSDEENLKEECSSTESTHHEHEKLAGPRAKEAQRLEEERASVLGRLDQLKGRVKELEQQLQETSREAEMERALLQGERESEVVRLRQEQEAVQQLQEKLSSLDASICKERDKERAKVDAERKELEQLRVLYHESKSHLDKCPESMREQLQEQMRREAEALEMEAKLFEDLEFQQLERESHLEEEREARGQQLLQSRAECHRSIARRKERVAALDAQAAQIQLQSAQETERLARERSSILQLLQKEKEKLLSLERRYQLVTGGRSFPKMSSALREYVTIEQLSGILGSLHTPAASLLGCTPPAPSSSGCAAPLPLPSHPSPFVSAEMEQQLLGGPVCLPALDLEKWYQEVMAGFETSSSSVSPSSSPPPLPAKVHSSHKSLQVYRAKTEGGAGVLAPRMKSGTPSSSQLNLSMLERSPSPKGPPSPAGSLSRSLVATLQDIETKRQLALQQKAKLLPAEPLQPGNLPGRQVIEEQKRRLAELKQKAAAEAQSQWEALHGQPPFPTAFPRLVHHSILHHHRPHGAGPRAEELDHAYDTLSLESSDSMETSISIGNNSACSPDNISSASGMETGKIEEMEKMLKEAHEEKSRLMESREREMELRQQALEDERLRREQLERRLQDETVRRQKLVEKEVKLREKHFSQARPLTRYLPIRKEDFNLRLHIESSGHNVDTCYHIILTEKMCKGYLVKMGGKIKSWKKRWFVFDRMKRTLSYYVDKHETKLKGVIYFQAIEEVYYDHLRSAAKSPNPALTFCVKTHDRLYYMVAPSAEAMRIWMDVIVTGAEGYTQFMN; from the exons ATGCTGGGAAGTGCAGCACCCCAGTGCCTGGGGAACATGGGTACCCGGCCACGGAGGGTCCCGCTCGGCACCAGGACCAGGTGGCAG CCCGTGACCAATACCATCCAACGTCTCCAAGAAGGCAGCATGGAGGCACCTGGCAGGACCCCgcacagcccagcccacagAATCCAGACTGTCATCCAG AACAGCCCCCTGGACCTGATCGACACGGGCAAGGGGCTGAAAGTGCAGACGGAGAAGCCACATTTGGTGAGCCTGGGCAGCGGTCGGCTCAGCACTGCCATCACACTTCTGCCCCTGGAGGAAG ggaggaCCACCATTGGCACGGCTGCGACAGACATCGTCCTGCAGGGCCCCGGGCTGGCGCCCCAGCACTGCTACATCGAGAATGTGCGAGGGACACTCACCCTGCACCCCTGTGGCAACGCCTGCGCCATCGACGGCGTGCCACTCCAGCGGCCCATGCACCTCACCCAAG GGTGCACCATCTGCCTGGGCCAGGCCACCTTCCTCCGCTTCAACCACCCTGCTGAGGCCAAGTGGATTAAGAGCATGATCCCAGCGGGGAGCAGAAGCCCATCGGCTCTCTATGGGCTCCCAGCAA aatccGAGGTCCTGGTGAATGGTGGCCACCAGCTGTCAGAGCGTGGGtgtcacagccacagctcccttGTCAGCTCCATCGAGAAGGACCTGCAGGACATCATGGACTCGCTGGTGCTGGAGGAGTCGGCATCCCCCGGCGTCCAGAAGCCGCCTGCCTGCGGCCGatcccccctctcccctgtgGTGAACGGGGGTGGGCGCTGCCTCCTGTCCCCTCCACCCAGCCCTGGGGTCGCCTCGGGGGGCTCCAGCTATGAGAACTTCTCTCCGCTCTCCTCGCCAGCCAGTAGCAGTAGCTACACCAGCCCCTCACTCAGCAGCCAAGAGCAGGGCCCAGCCGTGCCACCCCCGCTCCCACTTCGCTCCTCCAGCTACAACCACACTGTCCAGCCACCCACTCTGCCTGGTGGGGGTTCTAGTGAGCCTTGGCCAGCTGAGAGGCTCGGGGACCACCGGGTGGGCAGCCCCCGGCTGACACCCAGGCcggcgccgcggccgcgggTGGCCCTGCAGGAGCGGCCCCCCAGTCCCTTCCGGGAGCCACGGGACTCTCTGGCCCCCAGCCGGCAGCCCACCAGCAGGGCAGTCCCAGAGGCCCGGCTGCAGCCCCCCGAGAGCCCACGGGTGGCCCGGAGGAACATTGAGAGCATGCGGGAGCTGCCTCCCCTGAGTCCCTCCTTGTCACGCCGGGCTGCCAGCCCCCGGGTGGCCCCTGACACCCTCTCGCCGCAGCCCCGGCTGGGCAGGGAAGTGCCTGGCAGTCCCCGTGCCAGGCGCAAGGGCCCAGAGGAGTCAAAAGACGCTGGGGGTCCCTCACCCCCACTGCTGTCAGAGAACCCCACGCGCCGACCCAGTTTCAGTACTTGCCTGAGCCCAGCACACGGGCTGGgctctccagctgtgccctcGCCCCGGCAGAGCCCCCGCACCCCCAGGAAGCCTTTGGGGGACCCACGGCTGCCAGTGGGGTCACGGGAGCGCAAGAACAGCATCACTGAGATCAGTGACAACGAGGACGAATTGCTGGAGTACCATCGGCGGCAGCGGCAGGAGCGGGTTCGGGAGCAGGAGATGGAGCGCCTG GAGCGGCAGCGCCTGGAGACCATTCTGAACCTCTGTGCTGAGTACACCAAAACAGATGGCACTGAGCCAGGTGACGTGCACAGGCTCCTGGCTGGTGACACAGATGCTGGCCAGTGGGTGCCCAGGGGTGCCATGGCTCTGGGCCATGCTGttgaagagctgcagcagagggagagCCTGGAGAGGTCAGATGAGGAAAACCTGAAGGAGGagtgcagcagcactgagagtACCCATCACGAG CATGAGAAGCTGGCAGGACCCCGAGCCAAGGAGGCACAGCGGCTGGAGGAGGAGCGTGCCAGTGTCCTTGGACGCCTGGACCAGCTGAAGGGCCGTGtcaaggagctggagcagcagctgcaggagacaTCACGAGAG GCAGAGATGGAGCGGGCACTGCTGCAGGGTGAGCGGGAATCAGAGGTGGTGCGGCTGCGGCAGGAGCAGgaagcagtgcagcagctgcaggagaagctctCCAGCCTGGATGCCAGCATCTGCAAGGAGCGGGACAAG GAAAGGGCAAAGGTTGATGCTGAAAGGAAGGAGCTAGAGCAACTCCGGGTGCTTTACCATGAGTCGAAGAGCCACCTTGATAAGTGCCCTGAGTCAATGCGGGAGCAATTGCAGGAGCAGATGCGAAGG GAGGCAGAGGCACTGGAGATGGAGGCCAAGCTGTTTGAGGACCTGGagttccagcagctggagcgAGAGAGCCACCTTGAAGAGGAGCGTGAGGCACgaggccagcagctcctgcagagccggGCTGAGTGCCATCGTAGCATTGCCCGCAGGAAG GAGCGGGTGGCCGCCCTggatgcccaggctgcccagaTTCAGCTTCAGAGTGCCCAGGAAACGGAGCGCCTGGCCAGGGAGCGGAGCAgcatcctgcagctcctgcagaag gagaaggagaagcttCTGTCTCTGGAGAGGCGATACCAACTTGTCACAGGTGGCAGGAGCTTCCCCAAAATGTCGTCTGCTCTCCGAGAG TATGTGACCATTGAGCAACTCTCGGGTATCCTGGGCAGCCTCCACacccctgctgcttccctgctgggctgtacccctccagctccttcatcttcaggctgtgctgctcctcttcctcttccatcTCACCCTTCTCCCTTCGTCTCTGCAGAG atggagcagcagctgttggGAGGCCCTGTGTGTCTCCCGGCTCTTGATTTAGAGAAGTGGTACCAGGAGGTTATGGCTGGCTTTGAgacctcctcttcctctgtttctccttcttcttcccctcctccacTTCCAGCTAAAGTTCACTCTTCTCACAAGTCTCTCCAG GTCTATCGTGCAAAAACAGAGGGTGGTGCTGGTGTCCTCGCCCCTCGGATGAAGAGTGGGACCCCTTCGTCCTCGCAGCTCAACCTCTCCATGCTGGAGCGCAGCCCCTCACCCAAG GGCCCCCCAAGCCCGGCAGGCAGCCTTTCCCGCAGCCTGGTGGCCACACTGCAGGACATCGAGACCAAGCGCCAGCTGGCCCTGCAGCAGAAGG ccaagctgctcccagcagagcccttgCAGCCAGGCAATCTACCAG GTCGGCAGGTAATTGAGGAGCAGAAACGGCGGCTGGCAGAGCTTAagcaaaaagcagctgctgaggcgCAGTCCCAGTGGGAAGCCCTGCATGGGCAGCCCCCTTTCCCCACTGCCTTCCCCCGGCTTGTGCACCACTCCATCCTCCACCACCACCGCCCCCATGGTGCCGGGCCCCGGGCTGAGGAGCTGGACCATGCATACGACACACTCAGCCTGGAGAGCTCAGACAGCATGGAGACCAGCATCTCCATTGGCAACAACTCTGCATGCTCACCTGACAACATCTCCAG TGCCAGCGGGATGGAGACAGGGAAGATTGAGGAGATGGAGAAGATGCTGAAGGAGGCGCACGAGGAGAAGTCGCGGTTGATGGAGTCCCGG GAGCGGGAAATGGAGCTGCGTCAACAGGCACTGGAGGATGAGCGCTTGCGCCGGGAGCAGCTGGAACGCCGACTGCAGGATGAGACTGTGCGGCGGCAGAAGCTGGTGGAGAAGGAAGTCAAGCTGCGGGAGAAGCACTTCTCACAG GCTCGTCCTCTGACACGGTACCTCCCCATCCGCAAGGAGGATTTCAACTTGCGGCTGCACATCGAGTCCTCGGGCCACAACGTTGACACCTGCTACCACATCATCCTGACAGAGAAGATGTGCAAGGGCTACCTGGTCAAAATGGGAGGGAAGATCAAGTCTTGGAAGAAGCGCTGGTTTGTCTTTGACCGCATGAAGCGCACCCTCTCATACTACGTGG ATAAACATGAGACAAAGCTGAAGGGTGTTATCTACTTCCAAGCCATTGAAGAGGTTTACTATGACCACCTCCGCAGCGCTGCAAAG AGCCCCAACCCTGCGCTCACTTTCTGTGTCAAGACCCACGACCGACTCTACTACATGGTGGCACCATCAGCCGAGGCCATGCGCATCTGGATGGACGTCATTGTCACTGGGGCAGAGGGCTATACCCAGTTCATGAACTGA
- the PHLDB1 gene encoding pleckstrin homology-like domain family B member 1 isoform X13, with protein MLGSAAPQCLGNMGTRPRRVPLGTRTRWQPVTNTIQRLQEGSMEAPGRTPHSPAHRIQTVIQNSPLDLIDTGKGLKVQTEKPHLVSLGSGRLSTAITLLPLEEGRTTIGTAATDIVLQGPGLAPQHCYIENVRGTLTLHPCGNACAIDGVPLQRPMHLTQGCTICLGQATFLRFNHPAEAKWIKSMIPAGSRSPSALYGLPAKSEVLVNGGHQLSERGCHSHSSLVSSIEKDLQDIMDSLVLEESASPGVQKPPACGRSPLSPVVNGGGRCLLSPPPSPGVASGGSSYENFSPLSSPASSSSYTSPSLSSQEQGPAVPPPLPLRSSSYNHTVQPPTLPGGGSSEPWPAERLGDHRVGSPRLTPRPAPRPRVALQERPPSPFREPRDSLAPSRQPTSRAVPEARLQPPESPRVARRNIESMRELPPLSPSLSRRAASPRVAPDTLSPQPRLGREVPGSPRARRKGPEESKDAGGPSPPLLSENPTRRPSFSTCLSPAHGLGSPAVPSPRQSPRTPRKPLGDPRLPVGSRERKNSITEISDNEDELLEYHRRQRQERVREQEMERLERQRLETILNLCAEYTKTDGTEPGDVHRLLAGDTDAGQWVPRGAMALGHAVEELQQRESLERSDEENLKEECSSTESTHHEHEKLAGPRAKEAQRLEEERASVLGRLDQLKGRVKELEQQLQETSREAEMERALLQGERESEVVRLRQEQEAVQQLQEKLSSLDASICKERDKERAKVDAERKELEQLRVLYHESKSHLDKCPESMREQLQEQMRREAEALEMEAKLFEDLEFQQLERESHLEEEREARGQQLLQSRAECHRSIARRKERVAALDAQAAQIQLQSAQETERLARERSSILQLLQKEKEKLLSLERRYQLVTGGRSFPKMSSALREVYRAKTEGGAGVLAPRMKSGTPSSSQLNLSMLERSPSPKGPPSPAGSLSRSLVATLQDIETKRQLALQQKGRQVIEEQKRRLAELKQKAAAEAQSQWEALHGQPPFPTAFPRLVHHSILHHHRPHGAGPRAEELDHAYDTLSLESSDSMETSISIGNNSACSPDNISSASGMETGKIEEMEKMLKEAHEEKSRLMESREREMELRQQALEDERLRREQLERRLQDETVRRQKLVEKEVKLREKHFSQARPLTRYLPIRKEDFNLRLHIESSGHNVDTCYHIILTEKMCKGYLVKMGGKIKSWKKRWFVFDRMKRTLSYYVDKHETKLKGVIYFQAIEEVYYDHLRSAAKSPNPALTFCVKTHDRLYYMVAPSAEAMRIWMDVIVTGAEGYTQFMN; from the exons ATGCTGGGAAGTGCAGCACCCCAGTGCCTGGGGAACATGGGTACCCGGCCACGGAGGGTCCCGCTCGGCACCAGGACCAGGTGGCAG CCCGTGACCAATACCATCCAACGTCTCCAAGAAGGCAGCATGGAGGCACCTGGCAGGACCCCgcacagcccagcccacagAATCCAGACTGTCATCCAG AACAGCCCCCTGGACCTGATCGACACGGGCAAGGGGCTGAAAGTGCAGACGGAGAAGCCACATTTGGTGAGCCTGGGCAGCGGTCGGCTCAGCACTGCCATCACACTTCTGCCCCTGGAGGAAG ggaggaCCACCATTGGCACGGCTGCGACAGACATCGTCCTGCAGGGCCCCGGGCTGGCGCCCCAGCACTGCTACATCGAGAATGTGCGAGGGACACTCACCCTGCACCCCTGTGGCAACGCCTGCGCCATCGACGGCGTGCCACTCCAGCGGCCCATGCACCTCACCCAAG GGTGCACCATCTGCCTGGGCCAGGCCACCTTCCTCCGCTTCAACCACCCTGCTGAGGCCAAGTGGATTAAGAGCATGATCCCAGCGGGGAGCAGAAGCCCATCGGCTCTCTATGGGCTCCCAGCAA aatccGAGGTCCTGGTGAATGGTGGCCACCAGCTGTCAGAGCGTGGGtgtcacagccacagctcccttGTCAGCTCCATCGAGAAGGACCTGCAGGACATCATGGACTCGCTGGTGCTGGAGGAGTCGGCATCCCCCGGCGTCCAGAAGCCGCCTGCCTGCGGCCGatcccccctctcccctgtgGTGAACGGGGGTGGGCGCTGCCTCCTGTCCCCTCCACCCAGCCCTGGGGTCGCCTCGGGGGGCTCCAGCTATGAGAACTTCTCTCCGCTCTCCTCGCCAGCCAGTAGCAGTAGCTACACCAGCCCCTCACTCAGCAGCCAAGAGCAGGGCCCAGCCGTGCCACCCCCGCTCCCACTTCGCTCCTCCAGCTACAACCACACTGTCCAGCCACCCACTCTGCCTGGTGGGGGTTCTAGTGAGCCTTGGCCAGCTGAGAGGCTCGGGGACCACCGGGTGGGCAGCCCCCGGCTGACACCCAGGCcggcgccgcggccgcgggTGGCCCTGCAGGAGCGGCCCCCCAGTCCCTTCCGGGAGCCACGGGACTCTCTGGCCCCCAGCCGGCAGCCCACCAGCAGGGCAGTCCCAGAGGCCCGGCTGCAGCCCCCCGAGAGCCCACGGGTGGCCCGGAGGAACATTGAGAGCATGCGGGAGCTGCCTCCCCTGAGTCCCTCCTTGTCACGCCGGGCTGCCAGCCCCCGGGTGGCCCCTGACACCCTCTCGCCGCAGCCCCGGCTGGGCAGGGAAGTGCCTGGCAGTCCCCGTGCCAGGCGCAAGGGCCCAGAGGAGTCAAAAGACGCTGGGGGTCCCTCACCCCCACTGCTGTCAGAGAACCCCACGCGCCGACCCAGTTTCAGTACTTGCCTGAGCCCAGCACACGGGCTGGgctctccagctgtgccctcGCCCCGGCAGAGCCCCCGCACCCCCAGGAAGCCTTTGGGGGACCCACGGCTGCCAGTGGGGTCACGGGAGCGCAAGAACAGCATCACTGAGATCAGTGACAACGAGGACGAATTGCTGGAGTACCATCGGCGGCAGCGGCAGGAGCGGGTTCGGGAGCAGGAGATGGAGCGCCTG GAGCGGCAGCGCCTGGAGACCATTCTGAACCTCTGTGCTGAGTACACCAAAACAGATGGCACTGAGCCAGGTGACGTGCACAGGCTCCTGGCTGGTGACACAGATGCTGGCCAGTGGGTGCCCAGGGGTGCCATGGCTCTGGGCCATGCTGttgaagagctgcagcagagggagagCCTGGAGAGGTCAGATGAGGAAAACCTGAAGGAGGagtgcagcagcactgagagtACCCATCACGAG CATGAGAAGCTGGCAGGACCCCGAGCCAAGGAGGCACAGCGGCTGGAGGAGGAGCGTGCCAGTGTCCTTGGACGCCTGGACCAGCTGAAGGGCCGTGtcaaggagctggagcagcagctgcaggagacaTCACGAGAG GCAGAGATGGAGCGGGCACTGCTGCAGGGTGAGCGGGAATCAGAGGTGGTGCGGCTGCGGCAGGAGCAGgaagcagtgcagcagctgcaggagaagctctCCAGCCTGGATGCCAGCATCTGCAAGGAGCGGGACAAG GAAAGGGCAAAGGTTGATGCTGAAAGGAAGGAGCTAGAGCAACTCCGGGTGCTTTACCATGAGTCGAAGAGCCACCTTGATAAGTGCCCTGAGTCAATGCGGGAGCAATTGCAGGAGCAGATGCGAAGG GAGGCAGAGGCACTGGAGATGGAGGCCAAGCTGTTTGAGGACCTGGagttccagcagctggagcgAGAGAGCCACCTTGAAGAGGAGCGTGAGGCACgaggccagcagctcctgcagagccggGCTGAGTGCCATCGTAGCATTGCCCGCAGGAAG GAGCGGGTGGCCGCCCTggatgcccaggctgcccagaTTCAGCTTCAGAGTGCCCAGGAAACGGAGCGCCTGGCCAGGGAGCGGAGCAgcatcctgcagctcctgcagaag gagaaggagaagcttCTGTCTCTGGAGAGGCGATACCAACTTGTCACAGGTGGCAGGAGCTTCCCCAAAATGTCGTCTGCTCTCCGAGAG GTCTATCGTGCAAAAACAGAGGGTGGTGCTGGTGTCCTCGCCCCTCGGATGAAGAGTGGGACCCCTTCGTCCTCGCAGCTCAACCTCTCCATGCTGGAGCGCAGCCCCTCACCCAAG GGCCCCCCAAGCCCGGCAGGCAGCCTTTCCCGCAGCCTGGTGGCCACACTGCAGGACATCGAGACCAAGCGCCAGCTGGCCCTGCAGCAGAAGG GTCGGCAGGTAATTGAGGAGCAGAAACGGCGGCTGGCAGAGCTTAagcaaaaagcagctgctgaggcgCAGTCCCAGTGGGAAGCCCTGCATGGGCAGCCCCCTTTCCCCACTGCCTTCCCCCGGCTTGTGCACCACTCCATCCTCCACCACCACCGCCCCCATGGTGCCGGGCCCCGGGCTGAGGAGCTGGACCATGCATACGACACACTCAGCCTGGAGAGCTCAGACAGCATGGAGACCAGCATCTCCATTGGCAACAACTCTGCATGCTCACCTGACAACATCTCCAG TGCCAGCGGGATGGAGACAGGGAAGATTGAGGAGATGGAGAAGATGCTGAAGGAGGCGCACGAGGAGAAGTCGCGGTTGATGGAGTCCCGG GAGCGGGAAATGGAGCTGCGTCAACAGGCACTGGAGGATGAGCGCTTGCGCCGGGAGCAGCTGGAACGCCGACTGCAGGATGAGACTGTGCGGCGGCAGAAGCTGGTGGAGAAGGAAGTCAAGCTGCGGGAGAAGCACTTCTCACAG GCTCGTCCTCTGACACGGTACCTCCCCATCCGCAAGGAGGATTTCAACTTGCGGCTGCACATCGAGTCCTCGGGCCACAACGTTGACACCTGCTACCACATCATCCTGACAGAGAAGATGTGCAAGGGCTACCTGGTCAAAATGGGAGGGAAGATCAAGTCTTGGAAGAAGCGCTGGTTTGTCTTTGACCGCATGAAGCGCACCCTCTCATACTACGTGG ATAAACATGAGACAAAGCTGAAGGGTGTTATCTACTTCCAAGCCATTGAAGAGGTTTACTATGACCACCTCCGCAGCGCTGCAAAG AGCCCCAACCCTGCGCTCACTTTCTGTGTCAAGACCCACGACCGACTCTACTACATGGTGGCACCATCAGCCGAGGCCATGCGCATCTGGATGGACGTCATTGTCACTGGGGCAGAGGGCTATACCCAGTTCATGAACTGA